One genomic segment of Alphaproteobacteria bacterium HT1-32 includes these proteins:
- a CDS encoding ATP-binding cassette domain-containing protein: MSNTSDGTRIRLNHCAKTYPGGVQALKPTDLEVIPGEIMALLGPSGCGKTTMLRIIAGLEDPDRQGRVLFDDDDVTSLPIEKRAVGMVFQSYALFPNMDVRANIGYGLKVAGLPRKQIDDRVDEVLALCQLEAFAGRPVDALSGGQRQRVALARAVAPRPRVLLLDEPLSALDAALREQLRDELARLLRQLSITAVFVTHDQSEAMAIADRVAVMRDGVIQQIDRSEAIYHQPANGFIATFVGGANHLPGRASGSAIELPGGRLDLPKALAANQSVYVRPEALKITPPEGAGLVGRVSGRLFLGTHYRLTIDDVTSGPLSVLSADPNPPAIGDAVGVEVPSEAIMMLDSDAAGAAA; this comes from the coding sequence ATGTCCAATACATCCGACGGAACACGTATCCGCCTCAATCATTGCGCCAAAACCTATCCGGGAGGTGTGCAGGCGCTCAAGCCCACCGACCTGGAGGTCATCCCCGGTGAGATCATGGCGCTGCTGGGGCCGAGCGGCTGCGGCAAGACCACAATGCTGCGCATCATTGCCGGGCTGGAAGATCCGGACCGGCAGGGACGGGTGCTGTTTGACGATGATGACGTGACGTCGCTGCCGATCGAGAAACGTGCGGTCGGCATGGTCTTTCAGTCCTACGCCCTGTTTCCCAACATGGATGTGCGGGCCAATATCGGCTACGGCCTGAAAGTTGCGGGACTGCCCCGTAAACAGATCGACGACCGGGTCGATGAGGTGCTGGCACTCTGTCAGCTGGAAGCCTTTGCCGGACGCCCGGTTGATGCCCTGTCCGGTGGTCAGCGTCAGCGTGTTGCGCTGGCACGTGCGGTGGCACCCCGGCCCCGCGTGCTGCTGCTGGACGAGCCGCTTTCTGCACTGGATGCCGCCCTGCGTGAACAACTGCGTGATGAACTGGCGCGGCTGTTGCGGCAGTTATCCATTACAGCGGTTTTTGTGACCCACGATCAGTCCGAAGCCATGGCCATTGCCGACCGGGTTGCGGTGATGCGGGATGGCGTCATTCAGCAGATCGACCGGTCGGAAGCGATCTATCATCAGCCGGCGAACGGCTTTATTGCGACCTTTGTTGGCGGTGCGAATCATCTGCCGGGGCGGGCCAGCGGGTCAGCCATTGAACTGCCGGGCGGCAGGCTCGACCTGCCGAAGGCACTGGCGGCGAACCAGTCGGTTTATGTCCGGCCGGAAGCCCTCAAGATCACCCCGCCCGAAGGGGCCGGTCTGGTCGGGCGTGTGTCTGGTCGCCTGTTCCTTGGTACCCATTACAGGCTGACCATCGATGATGTGACCAGCGGGCCGCTGTCTGTTCTGTCTGCCGACCCGAATCCACCGGCCATTGGTGATGCGGTTGGCGTCGAGGTGCCGTCTGAAGCGATCATGATGCTGGACAGTGATGCCGCGGGAGCCGCCGCATGA
- a CDS encoding ABC transporter permease subunit has protein sequence MPRISPVKSMQLAVTLAACLFLLVPAIMSVMAGVTENYFRGISSGVTLRWIEEVLRLYSDSIWRSMLIAGVCLVFTLVIGVPAAYALNRLGGRLSRVIEEFVSLPLAVPGLALALALLQLYGSWKGFRISWWFILVGHVLYTLPFMIRSVMAIFAAIDLKTLEEGAASLGASSWRRFIDIAVPNAMPGILAGSLTVVTLSIGEFNLTWMLHTPLTKTLPVGLADSYASMRLEIASAYTLVFFVMIVPLLVALQWASSRLQNVGKR, from the coding sequence ATGCCCCGTATCAGCCCCGTAAAATCGATGCAGCTTGCGGTCACACTTGCCGCCTGTCTGTTCCTGCTGGTTCCGGCGATCATGTCGGTCATGGCCGGTGTCACGGAAAACTATTTCCGCGGTATCTCCAGCGGTGTCACCCTGCGCTGGATCGAAGAGGTCCTGCGTCTGTATTCCGACAGTATCTGGCGGTCCATGCTGATTGCCGGTGTCTGCCTTGTCTTCACGCTGGTGATCGGTGTGCCCGCAGCCTATGCCCTGAACCGGCTGGGTGGCAGGCTGTCCCGTGTCATTGAGGAATTTGTGTCGTTGCCACTGGCGGTTCCCGGACTGGCGCTGGCCCTGGCATTGCTGCAACTCTATGGCTCCTGGAAGGGATTCCGGATTTCCTGGTGGTTCATTCTGGTCGGGCATGTGCTCTATACCCTGCCTTTCATGATCCGCTCGGTCATGGCGATCTTTGCCGCCATTGACCTGAAAACGCTGGAGGAAGGTGCGGCATCGCTTGGCGCATCCTCCTGGCGGCGGTTCATCGACATCGCCGTCCCGAATGCCATGCCGGGCATCCTCGCCGGTTCGCTGACTGTGGTTACCCTGTCGATTGGCGAATTCAACCTGACCTGGATGCTGCATACACCACTGACCAAGACCCTGCCGGTCGGTCTGGCAGACAGCTATGCCTCCATGCGGCTGGAGATTGCCTCGGCCTATACCCTTGTCTTTTTTGTCATGATCGTGCCGCTGCTTGTCGCCCTGCAATGGGCGTCGTCACGGTTACAGAATGTTGGAAAACGCTGA
- a CDS encoding ABC transporter permease subunit, producing MKRLFPVLCILPLVIFSMAFLALPLVRLFQASVSTSAGFAIYADILANERYMRSLFDTVVVSAGVTLAAIAISTTAGLFLTRNRFRGRNFLIATLTFPLAFPGVVIGFLIILLGGRQGLVNDLAKGLFDTRVVFAYSIAGLFLGYLYFSIPRVLLTVMAAAEKLDPQLEEAARSLGAGPFRVLLDVILPGLAPALVAAGAIAFATAMGAFGTAFTLATDIDVLPMVIYTEFTLSANIAMACALSCVLGLVTWVLLLAGRSFTGGTVAASG from the coding sequence ATGAAACGACTTTTTCCGGTTCTGTGCATCCTGCCGCTGGTCATCTTCTCGATGGCCTTTCTTGCGTTGCCGCTTGTGCGCCTGTTTCAGGCGTCGGTGAGCACCAGCGCCGGGTTTGCCATCTATGCGGATATACTCGCCAATGAGCGGTATATGCGCAGTCTTTTCGATACGGTTGTGGTGTCTGCCGGGGTGACGCTGGCGGCTATCGCCATCTCAACCACGGCTGGTCTGTTCCTGACCCGCAACCGTTTTCGCGGCCGCAATTTCCTGATTGCGACCCTGACATTCCCACTGGCTTTCCCCGGTGTGGTTATCGGCTTCCTGATCATTCTGCTGGGCGGGCGACAGGGACTGGTCAATGACCTTGCCAAGGGCCTGTTCGATACCCGTGTGGTCTTTGCCTATTCGATTGCCGGGCTGTTCCTGGGCTATCTGTATTTCTCCATTCCCCGGGTGTTGCTGACCGTCATGGCCGCTGCCGAAAAGCTGGACCCCCAGCTTGAAGAGGCGGCGCGGTCGCTGGGGGCAGGCCCGTTCCGGGTGCTTCTTGATGTCATTCTGCCGGGCCTGGCACCGGCCCTTGTGGCCGCCGGGGCGATTGCCTTTGCCACTGCGATGGGCGCATTCGGCACGGCCTTTACACTGGCAACGGATATCGATGTGCTGCCGATGGTGATCTATACCGAATTTACCCTGTCAGCGAATATCGCCATGGCCTGTGCGCTGTCCTGCGTTCTGGGTCTGGTGACCTGGGTGTTGCTGCTGGCCGGGCGTTCTTTCACCGGCGGCACTGTCGCCGCTTCAGGTTAG
- a CDS encoding extracellular solute-binding protein — MRVLLSAAVAATLASTAFTYSAANAEDAICYNCPPQWADWASMLKAIDTKLGIKMPHDNKNSGQTLSQLLAEKDSPVADVAYYGVTFGIKAGNEGVATAYKPKGFEDIADGLKDPDGKWFTIHYGTLGLFVNKDALGGAPVPACWADLKKPEYRGMVGYLDPSSAFVGYAGAVAVNRAFGGTLDNFDPGVKFFQELAENDPIVPKQTSYARVVSGEIPILFDYDFNAYRGKYTEGGNFEFVLPCEGSVVVPYVMSLVANGPNPDLGKKVLDYILSDEGQAIWTNAYLKPARPVKLPPEVAAKFLPDSDYERATPVDYAKMEKVQKAFGERYLKEVK, encoded by the coding sequence ATGAGAGTTTTACTGAGCGCCGCGGTTGCGGCAACCCTTGCCTCCACGGCATTTACCTATAGTGCAGCGAACGCTGAAGACGCCATCTGCTACAACTGCCCGCCGCAGTGGGCAGACTGGGCCTCCATGCTGAAGGCTATCGATACCAAGCTCGGCATCAAGATGCCGCATGACAACAAGAACTCAGGCCAGACCCTCAGCCAGCTGCTGGCTGAAAAGGACTCCCCGGTTGCTGATGTTGCCTATTATGGCGTCACCTTCGGGATCAAGGCCGGTAATGAGGGCGTTGCAACCGCCTACAAGCCGAAGGGTTTTGAAGATATTGCTGATGGTCTGAAAGATCCGGACGGCAAATGGTTCACCATCCATTACGGTACCCTCGGCCTGTTCGTGAACAAGGACGCGCTTGGCGGTGCCCCGGTTCCGGCCTGCTGGGCAGACCTGAAGAAGCCGGAATACAGAGGCATGGTCGGTTATCTTGACCCGTCGAGCGCCTTTGTCGGCTATGCCGGTGCTGTTGCCGTCAACCGCGCCTTTGGCGGGACGCTGGACAATTTCGATCCGGGTGTGAAGTTCTTCCAGGAACTGGCCGAGAACGATCCGATCGTTCCGAAACAGACTTCCTATGCCCGTGTTGTTTCCGGTGAAATTCCGATCCTGTTCGATTATGACTTCAATGCCTATCGCGGCAAATATACCGAAGGCGGAAATTTTGAATTCGTCCTGCCCTGCGAAGGTTCGGTCGTGGTTCCCTATGTCATGAGCCTGGTTGCCAATGGCCCGAACCCGGATCTCGGCAAGAAAGTGCTGGATTACATCCTGTCTGACGAAGGTCAGGCAATCTGGACGAATGCCTATCTGAAGCCGGCCCGTCCGGTGAAACTGCCGCCGGAAGTTGCGGCGAAGTTCCTGCCGGACAGCGATTATGAACGCGCCACACCGGTGGATTACGCGAAGATGGAAAAAGTTCAGAAGGCGTTCGGTGAGCGTTATCTGAAAGAAGTGAAATAA
- a CDS encoding substrate-binding domain-containing protein — protein MVFAKEDENRADMNTKVTIKDVAVRAGCSIATVSRVLNKSGPASAASRERVIAAAGDLGFQFNELGRSLQSQRTRTIGVIVPTLANPVFADAIEGIQATADDSGYQMLLNCANYDPAREEQCLSTLLGKQVDAVILTVSDPATSETLASLRGLELPYCLIFNQNAGDGHPEVGVDNTAAADIVGDVLVTHGHRNVAFVAVRFATSDRSRQRYAGLCQAMTRAGCAEPQLLEVDYEPKNLELALAGLLAREPQTTALFASNDMLALACIRGLRALGKNVPDDISVIGFDGISIGDLVDPSLATIVTPGREMGRQAAEMMITALETNGRAPGDSRALSFTFRPGGSLAPRATGTPTGERSLPRRSTSQLHLITNRRSE, from the coding sequence ATGGTTTTCGCAAAAGAAGATGAAAACAGGGCGGATATGAACACCAAGGTGACCATCAAGGATGTTGCCGTGCGGGCGGGGTGCAGTATTGCGACGGTCAGTCGCGTGCTGAACAAATCCGGCCCGGCCAGTGCGGCCAGCCGTGAACGGGTCATCGCCGCTGCCGGTGATCTGGGTTTCCAGTTCAACGAGCTTGGTCGTTCCCTGCAGAGTCAGCGCACACGCACCATCGGTGTGATCGTCCCGACGCTGGCCAACCCGGTTTTTGCAGATGCCATCGAAGGCATTCAGGCCACGGCAGATGACAGCGGTTACCAGATGCTGCTGAACTGCGCGAATTATGACCCGGCGCGGGAGGAACAGTGCCTCTCAACCTTGCTGGGCAAGCAGGTTGATGCGGTCATCCTGACGGTCAGTGACCCGGCGACCAGTGAAACACTGGCCTCTCTGCGCGGGCTGGAGCTTCCCTATTGCCTGATTTTCAATCAGAACGCCGGTGACGGTCACCCGGAAGTGGGCGTCGATAATACGGCTGCGGCCGATATTGTCGGCGACGTTCTGGTGACGCACGGCCATCGGAATGTGGCGTTTGTTGCGGTCCGGTTCGCAACCTCTGACCGGTCGCGCCAGCGCTATGCCGGTCTCTGTCAGGCGATGACACGCGCCGGATGCGCGGAACCGCAATTGCTGGAAGTTGATTACGAACCGAAAAATCTGGAACTGGCGCTGGCCGGTCTGCTGGCCCGTGAGCCGCAGACAACGGCCCTGTTCGCCTCCAATGATATGCTGGCGCTGGCCTGTATCCGGGGGCTGCGGGCGCTGGGCAAGAATGTGCCGGACGATATCAGCGTCATCGGCTTTGACGGTATCTCTATCGGTGATCTGGTTGACCCCAGTCTGGCGACCATTGTCACGCCGGGCCGCGAGATGGGTCGCCAGGCCGCAGAGATGATGATCACCGCGCTTGAAACAAATGGCAGGGCACCCGGCGACTCCCGGGCGCTTTCCTTTACCTTCCGTCCCGGAGGCAGTCTTGCGCCCCGGGCTACGGGGACTCCGACGGGAGAGCGGTCACTCCCCCGCCGGTCGACTTCTCAACTCCACCTGATAACCAACAGAAGAAGTGAGTAG
- a CDS encoding DUF4440 domain-containing protein, with protein sequence MTDINAVLFANEAFYAAFASRDIAAMEAVWAADNPVAIIHPGWNPIFGREAVLQTWRDILGNASAPRITCLSPRVVPQGTTAAAVLCYEEIDGNYLIATNLFVREGAIWRMTHHQAGPAQKPPQTDPGANRPERVN encoded by the coding sequence ATGACTGATATCAATGCTGTGCTTTTCGCCAATGAGGCTTTCTATGCAGCCTTTGCCAGCCGTGACATAGCGGCGATGGAGGCAGTCTGGGCAGCAGACAATCCCGTTGCCATCATCCATCCCGGCTGGAATCCGATCTTTGGCCGTGAGGCCGTACTTCAGACCTGGCGGGATATCCTGGGAAATGCCAGTGCCCCCCGGATCACCTGCCTGTCGCCCCGTGTGGTCCCGCAGGGAACAACCGCTGCTGCCGTCCTCTGCTACGAGGAGATCGATGGCAATTACCTCATAGCAACGAACCTGTTTGTCCGCGAAGGCGCCATCTGGCGCATGACCCACCATCAGGCAGGCCCCGCCCAGAAACCACCCCAGACAGATCCCGGTGCCAACCGGCCCGAGCGGGTCAACTAA
- a CDS encoding gfo/Idh/MocA family oxidoreductase, whose amino-acid sequence MINAAIVGLGRWGQKLVDSVQTADGPKGDAIKVTRAVTRTPSKVEDYCKGLGITLSDRYEDALEDSSIDAVILATPHSQHADQIVAAAAAGKQIFVEKPFTLNRADAVRAAEACAKAGVVCALGHNRRFLPAMQEIRQMIDSDTLGQMLQVEANFSGNGALRYKADMWRANGAEESPVGGMTGMGVHMIDSMVMMYGHIEAVRTVSKRQVVEVNMDDTSVIMLEFRNGRLGTLTTLAATQPLWRIQFMGVKGWVQLSHHTKMESLIDGVGRKQRDFDATDIERAELEAFAAAASGGAAYPLPVEDAVHNAAVLEAIIASAKQNGERVVVAG is encoded by the coding sequence ATGATCAATGCAGCCATCGTCGGCCTTGGCCGATGGGGACAGAAACTCGTCGATTCAGTACAGACCGCTGACGGACCGAAAGGCGACGCCATCAAGGTGACCCGCGCTGTCACCCGCACCCCCTCCAAGGTTGAGGATTACTGCAAGGGTCTCGGCATTACGCTGAGTGACCGTTATGAGGATGCGCTGGAAGACAGCAGCATTGATGCCGTGATTCTGGCCACCCCGCACAGCCAGCATGCCGATCAGATCGTCGCTGCTGCCGCAGCGGGCAAGCAGATCTTTGTCGAGAAACCGTTCACTCTGAACCGTGCCGACGCGGTCCGGGCGGCTGAAGCCTGTGCAAAGGCCGGTGTGGTCTGCGCTCTTGGTCACAACCGGCGTTTTCTGCCGGCGATGCAGGAAATCAGGCAGATGATCGATAGCGATACGCTGGGTCAGATGCTTCAGGTTGAAGCCAACTTTTCCGGCAATGGCGCGCTGCGCTACAAGGCCGATATGTGGCGTGCCAATGGTGCCGAGGAAAGCCCGGTTGGCGGCATGACCGGCATGGGTGTCCATATGATCGACAGTATGGTGATGATGTATGGCCATATCGAAGCTGTCCGCACGGTCAGCAAACGTCAGGTCGTTGAGGTCAACATGGATGACACCTCGGTCATCATGCTGGAATTCAGAAATGGCCGTCTTGGTACCCTGACCACACTGGCCGCAACCCAGCCGCTCTGGCGTATCCAGTTCATGGGTGTGAAGGGCTGGGTTCAACTCAGCCATCATACGAAGATGGAAAGCCTGATCGACGGTGTCGGCCGCAAGCAGCGCGATTTCGATGCAACGGATATCGAACGTGCCGAACTCGAAGCCTTCGCCGCTGCCGCCTCCGGCGGTGCAGCCTATCCGCTGCCGGTCGAAGATGCCGTCCATAACGCCGCCGTTCTGGAAGCCATCATTGCATCGGCCAAACAGAATGGTGAACGTGTCGTCGTCGCCGGCTGA
- a CDS encoding lipopolysaccharide heptosyltransferase family protein has product MNETAPKTIMVYVGLDRLGDSLLKLAFVRGLRTAFPDAHITWVAGKDTSLFATVFAPLAKGLIDEVIERAGIGLSPAELLRRPLGGRGFDMIIDTQRVLLPTLMLWRIPHRQFISPSARFLLSSVKPPKGYRFPKPMMHQLMDLLEFASGSRYEPPASLDLALPDACEAEARRLLPEGGGTYVGLAPGAGGRPKCWPLDRFVELAKIQAERGRQPVFILGPQESDWIEQVQQGVPTALYPLQDPDIPDNLRGDPLLSIALAKRLALTVSNDSGIGHMIAAAGTPLISLFGPTNPEKFPPMTRALKIIRAQDFGGEVMDAIPLAAVSSEADRQLD; this is encoded by the coding sequence ATGAATGAAACAGCCCCGAAAACCATCATGGTCTATGTCGGGCTGGACCGTCTGGGCGACAGCCTGCTGAAACTGGCTTTTGTCCGGGGACTGCGGACGGCCTTTCCGGATGCACATATCACCTGGGTGGCGGGCAAGGATACCAGCCTGTTTGCGACGGTCTTTGCGCCGCTGGCGAAAGGGCTGATCGACGAGGTGATCGAGCGGGCCGGGATCGGCCTGTCCCCGGCAGAGTTGTTACGCCGGCCGCTCGGTGGCCGTGGCTTCGACATGATTATCGATACCCAGCGGGTTTTGCTGCCAACCCTGATGCTGTGGCGGATTCCGCATCGTCAGTTCATTTCACCCTCGGCCCGGTTTCTGTTGTCGTCGGTAAAGCCGCCGAAGGGATATCGTTTTCCGAAGCCGATGATGCATCAGCTGATGGACCTGCTCGAATTTGCCAGCGGATCCCGGTATGAGCCGCCAGCCAGTCTGGACCTTGCCCTGCCGGATGCCTGTGAGGCAGAAGCCCGGCGCCTGCTGCCGGAAGGTGGCGGGACTTATGTCGGTCTGGCACCGGGCGCAGGGGGGCGGCCAAAATGCTGGCCGCTCGACCGCTTCGTCGAACTGGCAAAAATTCAGGCAGAGCGGGGGCGTCAGCCCGTCTTTATTCTGGGGCCGCAGGAAAGTGACTGGATCGAACAGGTACAGCAGGGTGTGCCGACCGCATTATATCCTCTGCAGGACCCGGATATTCCGGACAATCTGCGCGGGGATCCCCTGCTGAGCATTGCCCTGGCAAAACGGCTGGCCCTGACCGTCAGCAACGATTCCGGCATCGGTCATATGATTGCTGCTGCCGGGACTCCTCTGATCTCCCTGTTCGGACCGACCAATCCGGAGAAGTTTCCGCCGATGACGCGGGCGCTGAAAATCATCCGTGCTCAGGATTTTGGCGGCGAGGTGATGGACGCCATCCCCCTTGCGGCAGTATCATCGGAAGCAGACAGACAGCTGGACTGA
- a CDS encoding inorganic diphosphatase — MILKNIPIGANPPFDVNIIVEIPIGGNPVKYEVDKDSGAMYVDRFLHTAMFYPANYGFIPHTLSEDGDPVDGLVLGPLPVIPGAVLRSRPIGVLYMEDEAGPDEKVLLVPHDKLHPYHADVTSYRQVRSTQLEQIAHFFEHYKDLERDKWVKVSRWGEAEEAQDVIRKAIERAGQKDD; from the coding sequence ATGATTCTCAAGAATATCCCTATCGGCGCAAACCCTCCGTTTGACGTAAATATCATCGTCGAAATTCCCATCGGCGGAAATCCCGTGAAATATGAAGTCGATAAGGACTCAGGCGCGATGTATGTCGACCGTTTCCTGCATACCGCCATGTTCTATCCGGCCAATTACGGCTTTATCCCGCACACCCTGTCGGAAGACGGCGACCCGGTTGACGGACTGGTGCTTGGCCCCCTGCCGGTCATTCCCGGTGCCGTGCTGCGTTCACGCCCGATTGGTGTGCTGTATATGGAAGATGAAGCCGGACCGGACGAGAAAGTCCTGCTGGTCCCGCATGACAAGCTGCATCCCTATCATGCTGACGTGACCTCCTACCGCCAGGTCCGCTCGACCCAGCTCGAACAGATCGCGCATTTCTTTGAGCATTACAAAGATCTGGAGCGGGACAAATGGGTCAAGGTTTCCCGCTGGGGTGAAGCCGAAGAAGCCCAGGACGTGATCCGCAAGGCAATTGAACGCGCCGGACAGAAAGACGACTGA
- a CDS encoding S49 family peptidase — protein sequence MKNLLSKLPLPAFLKRRRPRVMVIRLAGVIGQAGAMRKGLTLDSLSEAIGKAFASEKTAAVALQINSPGGSPVQSSLIQRRIRQLADEKNIPVYAFAEDVAASGGYWLAMAADEFYADAGSIVGSIGVVSAGFGFEEAIAKLGIERRMHTAGTRKAMLDPFQKERPADVKKLKEIQADLHGLFQELVQESRGDRLKGEAKDLFSGDVWTGRQAVELGLIDGLGDLRTVMREKFGKKVRFQVVNEPRGGLRRLFGGSAGLNSDLAGNVLATLEERALWSRFGL from the coding sequence ATGAAAAATCTTCTGTCGAAACTGCCTTTGCCGGCGTTCCTGAAACGTCGCCGTCCGCGTGTCATGGTGATCCGGCTTGCCGGGGTGATCGGACAGGCCGGCGCCATGCGCAAAGGACTGACTCTCGACAGTCTGTCTGAGGCAATCGGGAAGGCTTTTGCGTCTGAGAAAACGGCGGCTGTGGCGTTGCAGATCAATTCGCCCGGTGGCTCGCCGGTACAGTCTTCGCTGATACAGCGACGTATCCGGCAGCTGGCAGATGAAAAGAATATCCCTGTTTATGCCTTCGCAGAAGATGTCGCCGCGTCCGGCGGCTACTGGCTGGCCATGGCGGCAGACGAATTTTACGCCGATGCGGGTTCCATTGTCGGCTCAATCGGCGTCGTTTCTGCCGGTTTCGGTTTTGAGGAAGCCATCGCCAAACTGGGTATCGAGCGCCGGATGCACACTGCAGGTACCCGCAAGGCAATGCTGGACCCGTTCCAGAAGGAACGTCCGGCAGATGTGAAGAAGCTGAAAGAAATTCAGGCGGACCTGCATGGCCTGTTTCAGGAACTGGTGCAGGAAAGCCGTGGTGATCGTCTGAAGGGTGAAGCGAAAGATCTGTTCAGCGGTGATGTCTGGACGGGCCGTCAGGCGGTTGAACTGGGCCTGATTGACGGCCTCGGCGACCTCCGGACGGTCATGCGCGAAAAGTTTGGCAAAAAGGTTCGCTTTCAGGTGGTCAATGAACCGCGTGGCGGTCTGCGCCGGCTTTTTGGCGGTAGCGCCGGCCTGAACAGCGATCTTGCCGGGAATGTGCTGGCGACGCTGGAAGAACGTGCGCTCTGGAGCCGCTTCGGCCTTTAA
- a CDS encoding methyltransferase codes for MSDAEGIRATTEDRVLDGNVILHQPVSGYRAAIDPILLAAAVMAPPGAQVLDLGAGVGTASLCLSHRRPDLKIAALELQPPLAALAERNVMENRAANVTVTCADVFAQPPAFPSQSFDLVMSNPPYWRAGDTRPSPDDIKRLATVEGPDGLPGWTRAASRLLRPDGTFVLIHSAERLPDILSAGDICGLRSVSVFPLWPKPGKSAKRVIVTLRRSLKADLELLPGLVLHRNGGHYGEATERILRGDCPLF; via the coding sequence ATGTCTGACGCCGAAGGAATAAGGGCGACGACGGAAGACCGGGTGCTGGATGGCAATGTCATTCTGCATCAGCCGGTCAGCGGCTATCGCGCGGCGATTGATCCGATCCTGCTGGCGGCGGCGGTGATGGCCCCGCCGGGTGCGCAGGTTCTGGATCTTGGCGCTGGCGTCGGGACGGCGTCGCTCTGCCTCAGTCATCGCCGGCCGGATCTGAAAATTGCGGCGCTGGAGCTTCAGCCCCCCCTTGCCGCCCTGGCTGAACGGAACGTCATGGAGAACCGGGCGGCAAACGTGACCGTCACCTGTGCCGATGTGTTCGCCCAGCCGCCTGCTTTCCCGTCGCAGAGTTTTGACCTGGTGATGAGCAATCCGCCTTACTGGCGGGCAGGCGATACCCGTCCGTCGCCGGATGATATCAAGCGACTGGCGACAGTTGAAGGTCCGGACGGGCTGCCAGGCTGGACCCGTGCAGCATCCAGACTGCTGCGCCCGGACGGGACTTTTGTGCTGATACACAGTGCCGAACGATTGCCGGATATTCTGTCCGCTGGAGATATCTGCGGGCTGAGGTCTGTTTCGGTTTTCCCTCTCTGGCCGAAACCGGGAAAGTCGGCGAAAAGGGTGATTGTTACGCTCCGCCGATCACTGAAGGCCGATCTGGAACTGCTGCCCGGGCTGGTTCTGCATCGTAATGGCGGTCATTACGGCGAAGCGACCGAACGGATTTTGCGGGGCGATTGCCCCTTGTTCTGA
- a CDS encoding DUF2007 domain-containing protein — MKELLRTNDPVELSFVQALLKDSGIESIVFDQHTSIMEGSIGAIPRRIMVIDEDHHQATRLLENAGCLTPKE; from the coding sequence ATGAAAGAGCTGTTACGGACCAACGATCCTGTCGAACTGTCCTTTGTGCAGGCCCTGCTGAAGGACTCGGGGATAGAAAGTATCGTCTTTGATCAGCATACCAGCATCATGGAGGGGAGCATCGGTGCAATTCCCCGTCGGATCATGGTCATTGACGAGGATCATCATCAGGCGACCCGCCTGCTGGAGAATGCCGGATGTCTGACGCCGAAGGAATAA
- a CDS encoding polyprenyl synthetase family protein has protein sequence MQSPVALIPQLAGHIVASGGKRLRPLMTLAAARLCGYEGERHIGLASCVEFIHTATLLHDDVVDESALRRGQDSANAIWGNKASVLVGDFLFSRAFELMVEDGSLDVLRILSSASSTIAEGEVLQLITANDTETGEAAYLEVVTAKTAALFAAACEIGAVVADRPAVEEEALRAYGLNLGIAFQLIDDVLDYSASQADLGKAIGDDFRDGKITLPVVLAFRRGDDTERAFWKRTLEEQEIRDEDLDHAMQLIDKHRALTDSIDRARHYGAMARDALGIFPDSDYKKALIDIVDFCISRAH, from the coding sequence ATGCAGTCGCCGGTGGCCCTGATCCCGCAACTGGCCGGCCATATTGTGGCCTCCGGCGGCAAACGCCTGCGTCCGCTGATGACCCTCGCCGCCGCCCGGCTCTGTGGTTATGAAGGCGAACGTCATATCGGCCTCGCCAGCTGTGTCGAATTCATTCATACCGCGACCCTGCTGCATGATGATGTGGTGGATGAAAGCGCCCTGCGCCGTGGTCAGGATTCCGCCAATGCCATCTGGGGCAACAAGGCCAGTGTGCTGGTCGGTGATTTTCTGTTCAGCCGCGCCTTTGAGCTGATGGTCGAAGACGGCTCACTCGACGTTCTGCGCATTCTCTCCAGTGCCTCATCGACCATTGCCGAAGGCGAAGTGCTGCAGCTGATCACCGCCAACGACACCGAAACCGGTGAAGCCGCCTATCTTGAGGTCGTGACCGCAAAAACCGCCGCGCTGTTTGCAGCGGCCTGCGAAATCGGCGCCGTTGTGGCCGACCGTCCCGCAGTCGAGGAAGAGGCCCTGCGCGCTTACGGACTTAATCTCGGCATCGCCTTCCAGCTGATTGATGACGTGCTCGACTATTCCGCCAGCCAGGCCGACCTCGGCAAGGCCATCGGCGACGACTTCCGTGACGGCAAGATCACCCTGCCTGTGGTGCTGGCCTTCCGTCGGGGCGACGACACCGAACGGGCCTTCTGGAAGCGCACGCTGGAAGAACAGGAGATCCGGGACGAAGACCTCGACCACGCCATGCAGCTGATCGACAAACACCGGGCGCTGACCGATTCAATCGACCGGGCACGCCATTATGGCGCGATGGCCCGCGATGCTCTCGGCATCTTCCCGGACAGCGACTACAAGAAAGCCCTGATCGACATCGTCGATTTCTGTATCAGCCGGGCCCACTGA